A DNA window from Patescibacteria group bacterium contains the following coding sequences:
- a CDS encoding DUF5679 domain-containing protein produces the protein MAEAYCVKCKGKVEIQGAEDYQMKNGKMAIKGSCPKCGTKVFRIGGNK, from the coding sequence ATGGCAGAAGCATATTGTGTTAAATGCAAAGGCAAGGTTGAAATCCAAGGTGCAGAAGATTACCAAATGAAAAACGGTAAAATGGCAATCAAGGGTTCTTGCCCAAAATGTGGTACTAAGGTTTTCCGCATCGGCGGCAACAAATAA
- a CDS encoding valine--tRNA ligase produces MKEIAKAYDHNQVETELYKMWEESGYFKPEVNPDGEPYSIIMPPPNANGSLHLGHAVFITIEDLMIRFARLSGKAALWLPGADHAGFETQVVFEKKLEKEGKSRFDMSREELYKATLEFTLKNKEVMESQLKRLGASCDWERGKFTLDPDIIATVYQTFVDLYNDGLAYRASRPVNWCTKHQTSLSDLEVKYEEQVDPLYYIKYGPLVLATVRPETKFGDTAVAVNPSDARYKEYVGKEIEIETVLGKAKIKVVADDYVDPKFGTGAVKITPAHDPNDFEVAKRHNLEIREVIDQYGRLNEKAGPYKGMKVKEARLKVAEDMQAKGLIEKIDENYTHTVGKCYKCGTVIEPRVLPQWFIAVNEKGKKSGKTLAKDALDAVDTGKTKFVTEKFEKIYRHWMTNIRDWNVSRQIVWGIQLPVWYCKCGETIVTNGETPERCPECGSTKLDRDPDVFDTWFSSGQWPFATLLSQSGESKVESRKSKDFDKFYSTTVMETGWDILFFWVARMMMLGLYVTDKVPFENVYLHGLVRDKDRQKMSKSKGNVIDPLGVADLYGSDAVRMALVFGTSAGNDAVISEEKIRGMRNFSNKIWNASRFTILRVTGGDVQTGEIGEETIGDLEIDNSILTDADKAILKKHAETIKSVTKNIEKYNFSFAAEEIYAYFWHDFCDVYIEATKAQLDDSKIGNNTKKILIKIIVESLQMLHPFMPFVTEAVWQELRKISPRLKDSIMISKWPR; encoded by the coding sequence ATGAAAGAAATTGCCAAAGCATACGATCACAATCAAGTCGAAACCGAACTCTACAAAATGTGGGAGGAATCGGGCTATTTCAAGCCGGAGGTCAATCCTGACGGCGAGCCCTATTCTATTATAATGCCGCCGCCCAACGCCAACGGTTCACTCCATCTCGGCCATGCCGTTTTCATCACGATTGAAGACTTGATGATCCGATTTGCTAGGCTCAGTGGCAAGGCCGCTCTCTGGCTACCAGGGGCAGACCATGCAGGATTTGAAACCCAGGTTGTATTTGAGAAGAAATTGGAAAAAGAGGGCAAAAGCCGATTCGACATGTCCAGGGAGGAGCTCTACAAGGCAACACTCGAGTTTACGCTTAAGAACAAAGAGGTAATGGAGTCTCAGCTCAAACGTCTCGGTGCTTCTTGCGATTGGGAAAGAGGCAAATTTACCCTTGACCCTGACATTATAGCCACTGTCTATCAGACTTTTGTTGATCTATATAATGATGGCTTGGCCTATCGCGCCTCTCGCCCGGTCAACTGGTGTACCAAACATCAAACCTCATTGTCTGATTTGGAAGTTAAATATGAAGAGCAAGTCGATCCGCTTTACTATATAAAGTATGGCCCTCTCGTCTTGGCTACCGTTCGTCCAGAGACGAAATTTGGCGATACTGCCGTTGCAGTCAATCCAAGCGACGCCAGATATAAGGAATACGTTGGCAAAGAAATCGAGATCGAAACAGTCTTGGGTAAGGCGAAGATTAAAGTCGTTGCTGACGATTATGTTGATCCCAAGTTTGGCACAGGCGCAGTCAAGATTACCCCAGCTCATGATCCGAACGACTTCGAAGTGGCCAAGCGCCACAATTTGGAAATCAGAGAAGTTATAGATCAATACGGACGTTTGAATGAAAAAGCAGGCCCATACAAAGGCATGAAGGTCAAAGAGGCCCGCCTCAAGGTTGCAGAAGATATGCAGGCCAAGGGATTGATCGAAAAAATTGACGAGAATTATACTCATACTGTTGGTAAATGCTACAAATGCGGCACCGTGATCGAGCCAAGAGTCCTGCCTCAGTGGTTCATTGCTGTGAACGAAAAAGGCAAGAAGTCCGGCAAGACACTAGCCAAGGATGCATTGGACGCAGTAGATACCGGCAAGACAAAGTTCGTAACTGAAAAATTCGAAAAAATATATCGTCACTGGATGACCAATATTCGTGATTGGAATGTCTCCCGCCAGATCGTCTGGGGGATCCAGTTGCCAGTTTGGTATTGTAAATGTGGCGAAACGATAGTTACAAACGGCGAAACACCAGAGCGATGCCCAGAATGCGGATCTACCAAACTTGACCGCGATCCTGACGTATTCGATACCTGGTTTTCTTCTGGCCAATGGCCCTTTGCCACTTTGCTCTCGCAAAGCGGCGAGTCGAAAGTCGAAAGTCGAAAGTCGAAAGATTTTGACAAATTTTACTCTACAACTGTCATGGAGACCGGCTGGGACATTCTCTTCTTCTGGGTCGCTCGTATGATGATGCTTGGACTTTATGTTACCGACAAGGTTCCATTTGAAAATGTTTATCTCCACGGCTTGGTCCGAGACAAGGATCGCCAGAAGATGAGCAAATCCAAGGGAAATGTGATAGATCCTCTCGGCGTAGCCGATTTGTATGGTTCTGACGCCGTCCGCATGGCGCTCGTTTTCGGCACTTCCGCAGGCAACGACGCAGTGATTTCGGAGGAAAAGATTCGTGGTATGCGCAATTTCTCCAACAAGATCTGGAATGCTTCCAGATTTACAATTTTACGTGTCACTGGTGGTGACGTTCAGACAGGTGAAATTGGAGAGGAAACAATAGGGGATCTAGAAATTGATAATTCTATTTTGACTGATGCCGACAAAGCGATATTGAAAAAGCATGCTGAGACAATTAAGTCAGTGACCAAGAATATCGAGAAATATAATTTCTCTTTTGCTGCGGAGGAAATTTACGCTTATTTCTGGCACGATTTTTGCGACGTATATATAGAAGCGACGAAGGCTCAACTAGATGACAGCAAAATTGGGAACAATACCAAGAAAATTCTTATCAAGATCATCGTTGAATCTCTTCAGATGTTGCATCCATTCATGCCTTTCGTGACTGAAGCCGTCTGGCAAGAACTTCGCAAGATATCGCCAAGGCTCAAAGACTCGATTATGATTTCCAAGTGGCCTCGCTAG
- the cyaB gene encoding class IV adenylate cyclase, whose product MNVEIERKFKIDNYEELKDTVESLGAEKKGLKTTIDYYFNVPQEQARTKYLRIRFDQNEKSGELAYHEVVDDLQTNEWETVVGDASLTQEILEKLGFPFEVKVQKERTKYNFMEAEILLDKVDGLGEFVEIEAPDQSILNEIVQKLGINEENVVSGLGYPDMIKEKHSAISE is encoded by the coding sequence ATGAATGTAGAGATTGAAAGAAAATTCAAGATAGATAATTATGAAGAGCTTAAGGACACAGTCGAGTCATTGGGAGCCGAGAAAAAGGGCCTGAAAACGACCATTGATTATTACTTCAATGTGCCGCAGGAGCAAGCACGAACTAAATATTTGCGTATCCGATTTGATCAAAATGAAAAAAGTGGTGAGCTAGCGTATCATGAAGTAGTAGATGACCTTCAGACAAATGAATGGGAAACCGTGGTCGGCGATGCGTCGCTTACTCAGGAAATTCTTGAGAAGCTAGGGTTTCCTTTTGAGGTAAAAGTCCAAAAAGAAAGAACAAAATATAATTTTATGGAAGCCGAGATATTGTTAGATAAAGTTGACGGCTTGGGCGAGTTTGTTGAGATTGAAGCTCCAGACCAGTCTATACTCAACGAGATTGTCCAGAAACTGGGCATTAATGAAGAAAATGTTGTCTCTGGTCTTGGCTACCCCGATATGATCAAAGAAAAGCATAGCGCTATTTCCGAATAA
- a CDS encoding dTMP kinase: protein MPNKMVAIEGIDGTGKSTVAKLLADLMGATLIKTPFGPMIGQRAYYDGEGIAPLVRYLFYLNCNVVASEEIERLLQSGPVVCDRYLISTLCFHKAMGVDVDIVDISKLPIVQPDHYFCLQAAEEVRLQRLYSRGYLSDTDEKIDLLREVDLMLPRYCGNIIDTTLLSADEVAQKIFNMIG, encoded by the coding sequence ATGCCGAATAAAATGGTTGCCATCGAAGGCATCGACGGTACTGGCAAGAGTACAGTAGCGAAACTTCTTGCCGATTTGATGGGCGCCACGCTCATCAAAACTCCGTTCGGGCCAATGATTGGGCAGCGGGCATATTACGATGGCGAGGGGATCGCTCCACTCGTCAGATATCTGTTTTATCTCAATTGCAATGTGGTTGCATCGGAAGAAATCGAAAGATTACTCCAAAGCGGTCCAGTTGTTTGCGATCGATATTTGATATCGACGTTATGTTTTCATAAGGCGATGGGAGTTGATGTCGACATTGTCGATATCTCAAAATTACCAATCGTCCAGCCTGACCATTACTTCTGCCTACAGGCCGCCGAGGAGGTGCGTCTACAACGACTCTATAGCAGAGGTTATTTGTCAGATACTGATGAAAAGATTGATCTCCTCCGCGAGGTTGATCTAATGTTGCCCCGCTATTGCGGTAACATTATCGATACCACTTTGCTTAGCGCAGATGAAGTTGCGCAGAAAATTTTCAACATGATCGGCTAA
- a CDS encoding radical SAM protein, giving the protein MNVRTTKDRILRAKVINDCNLNCFFCHREGSAVSMPMTIEQIHTLTDFACQYGYSKFHITGGEPTLHRDLPEMVGLVRSHDLACSLTTNGQFNSRILTSLSATGLDNVNFSFHTLRSTEWAKIQGHEDRSLSQRQIDRLIHNIAESSRLGIFTKVNTVVGDDPELALEVINQLSEFDVDIRLLNILGSDRSLQNIDVVLESIQANRRETIESLGSSETRKVYDTKMGKITVKLIGNQRLTTMCTGCNLPCLEGFYNTRVESIDGELYVRLCLHRTDSMSHFRLSEFCKSKQLEEIMSLGEGVNYVDKSC; this is encoded by the coding sequence ATGAACGTTAGAACAACTAAAGACCGAATTTTGCGTGCGAAAGTAATCAATGATTGCAATCTAAATTGTTTCTTCTGCCATCGCGAAGGTAGTGCTGTAAGCATGCCGATGACAATCGAACAAATTCACACGCTGACCGATTTCGCCTGCCAATATGGATATTCAAAATTTCATATTACGGGTGGAGAACCAACCCTGCATCGTGATCTTCCAGAAATGGTCGGTTTGGTGCGATCACACGATCTGGCTTGCTCTTTGACCACAAATGGTCAGTTCAACTCCAGAATTTTAACTTCCCTTTCGGCAACCGGGCTTGATAATGTGAATTTCTCGTTTCATACCCTTCGTTCGACGGAATGGGCCAAAATCCAGGGTCATGAGGATAGATCACTATCCCAAAGACAAATAGACCGGCTCATCCACAACATCGCAGAAAGCAGTAGGCTGGGTATCTTTACAAAAGTGAACACAGTCGTCGGGGATGACCCCGAGTTAGCCCTCGAAGTGATTAATCAGTTGAGTGAATTTGACGTCGATATTCGACTTCTAAACATCCTTGGCTCAGACAGATCACTTCAAAACATTGACGTCGTCCTTGAATCTATCCAGGCCAATCGGAGGGAGACTATCGAAAGTCTCGGTTCGAGCGAAACCAGAAAGGTTTACGACACGAAAATGGGCAAAATTACAGTGAAACTAATTGGCAACCAGCGTCTCACTACTATGTGCACTGGCTGCAATCTTCCATGTCTCGAGGGTTTCTATAACACTCGGGTAGAGTCAATCGACGGCGAGCTTTATGTTCGTCTTTGCTTACACCGTACCGACTCAATGTCTCACTTCAGGTTAAGTGAGTTCTGCAAATCAAAACAGCTCGAAGAGATAATGTCTCTGGGCGAAGGGGTAAATTATGTGGATAAAAGTTGTTAA
- a CDS encoding ThiF family adenylyltransferase, with translation MDQASFRKEHRSRNLGLLTEEEQTKINNTTLLIAGCGVGSQIALSAVRIGFENFILVDGDTVELSNNNRQGYSWRDVGRYKVDALAHKIKAINPHAHIRKYPIFITVDNAAKISRKADIVVDSIDPDAAQAVIALHRAAKKFHHTVIQPTDVGWGAMLQIFTPDSISYEEMIGLNPRTPLDKIDNEEAFTKFIDFFMKLMPPYVQKVALDVAEGRQAHYPQPISASYILAAMTVVAAKRVALDLPVRVAPDYISFDPNTILIPDEK, from the coding sequence ATGGACCAAGCCTCCTTCCGCAAGGAGCACCGCTCGAGAAATTTGGGGCTCCTAACCGAAGAGGAGCAGACAAAGATCAACAATACTACATTGCTCATTGCTGGTTGTGGTGTCGGCTCACAGATCGCTCTCTCTGCTGTTCGAATCGGGTTTGAAAATTTTATACTCGTCGATGGCGATACGGTAGAATTATCCAACAATAATAGACAAGGCTACAGCTGGCGCGATGTTGGACGTTACAAAGTCGATGCCCTTGCTCACAAAATCAAGGCGATCAATCCACATGCCCACATTCGCAAATATCCAATCTTTATAACTGTTGATAACGCGGCCAAAATATCTCGCAAGGCTGATATCGTGGTCGACTCTATCGACCCAGACGCGGCCCAAGCGGTGATAGCTCTGCATAGAGCCGCCAAAAAATTTCATCACACAGTGATCCAGCCCACAGACGTCGGTTGGGGCGCCATGCTTCAGATCTTCACTCCCGATAGCATTTCATATGAAGAAATGATCGGTCTCAATCCCCGAACTCCTCTCGACAAGATTGATAATGAGGAAGCATTCACAAAATTCATCGATTTTTTTATGAAATTGATGCCTCCTTATGTACAAAAAGTCGCCTTAGATGTAGCGGAAGGACGACAAGCGCATTATCCACAACCAATCTCGGCTAGTTATATTTTGGCTGCTATGACAGTGGTAGCGGCCAAAAGAGTTGCCCTGGACTTGCCAGTTAGAGTTGCTCCTGACTATATCTCCTTTGACCCAAATACGATTTTGATCCCAGATGAAAAATAA
- a CDS encoding MFS transporter, protein MKNKYNLTLIITALAVADFLGAIDSTALNVALPKITSTLHISITTAQWLPNAFTLALVALLIFMGKLGSKIGTKKLYLIGLGVFGISSLILGFTNNIPLLISLRAIQGIATAILYTMPMIIIANLWKEREKAFAVTSATFAGGMLVGPVLGGMLANLDFGSFYGWHLVFLINVPLVIVGLIIAAKYIPEIPKVEQKIDFGSMLILSSALAIIVLSFAQISRYYLILGALLLIVLYFYQRKIKNSLVDFHLFQNQTFTAANVLSFTSMVSLIGMSFVLTFYLQDILKWNSLQAGLALIPVPVITGIFSGIGGQLKSWRVGGFLSAILILLGLAFLTRIDPSVSYAAGILPGLALVSAGSGFLMTSIFAAIIGSAPTENSGSASGILNTLQQMGALIGIAIIASITLEYRLAFTVLTGCGIIGLISAFFIKNRQINTRIE, encoded by the coding sequence ATGAAAAATAAATATAATCTGACCCTGATAATTACCGCTTTGGCGGTAGCCGATTTCTTGGGTGCTATCGACAGCACCGCACTTAATGTTGCCTTGCCCAAAATTACGAGCACTCTCCATATTTCGATTACAACTGCCCAATGGCTGCCAAACGCCTTCACTCTTGCCTTGGTCGCCCTCCTGATATTCATGGGGAAGCTCGGCAGCAAGATAGGAACTAAAAAATTGTATCTGATCGGACTCGGTGTATTTGGCATAAGCTCCCTAATACTTGGGTTCACAAACAATATCCCTCTTTTAATTTCTCTCCGTGCGATCCAAGGTATTGCTACCGCCATACTATATACGATGCCGATGATTATTATCGCTAATCTCTGGAAGGAGCGAGAGAAAGCATTCGCAGTCACCTCCGCAACATTTGCGGGCGGTATGCTTGTCGGGCCAGTTCTCGGTGGCATGCTGGCGAATTTGGATTTTGGTAGTTTCTATGGCTGGCATTTAGTTTTTCTAATCAATGTTCCGCTTGTGATCGTTGGCTTGATCATCGCCGCCAAATACATTCCAGAGATTCCAAAAGTCGAGCAAAAGATAGATTTTGGCAGTATGCTGATCCTATCATCGGCTCTAGCTATCATCGTTCTCTCGTTTGCCCAAATCAGTAGATACTATTTGATCTTAGGAGCCTTACTTTTGATTGTCTTGTATTTCTACCAACGCAAGATCAAAAATTCGCTTGTCGACTTTCACTTATTCCAGAATCAAACTTTTACCGCAGCCAATGTCCTGAGTTTCACATCTATGGTCTCTCTCATTGGAATGTCATTCGTCCTTACCTTCTACCTTCAGGATATATTGAAATGGAATTCGCTCCAGGCAGGCTTGGCCCTAATCCCAGTACCAGTAATCACGGGAATATTCTCTGGCATTGGTGGTCAGCTCAAGAGTTGGCGAGTTGGCGGATTCTTGAGTGCAATATTAATTCTCCTCGGCCTCGCTTTCTTGACTAGGATCGATCCTTCAGTTTCATACGCTGCTGGCATTTTGCCAGGGCTGGCCTTGGTTTCTGCCGGTAGCGGATTTCTCATGACCTCAATATTTGCCGCAATTATTGGCTCTGCGCCTACAGAAAATTCCGGGAGCGCCTCAGGGATTCTCAATACTCTTCAGCAAATGGGAGCCCTCATCGGCATCGCCATCATCGCCTCTATCACACTCGAGTACCGACTGGCGTTCACAGTCCTTACGGGTTGTGGTATCATTGGACTAATATCCGCATTTTTTATTAAGAATAGACAAATTAATACAAGAATTGAGTAA